A segment of the Hyperolius riggenbachi isolate aHypRig1 chromosome 8, aHypRig1.pri, whole genome shotgun sequence genome:
TGGTTTTCCTACTGGTGgtaagggatggtcagtgagatgcaaataattctgaattgaGGAAGGATTATGCAGCTTGAGAGTAGACCAATCAATTTTCATCTTGCCAATGTTTGATTGTTGTTCTTGCATCAGCTCGGAATTCTCAGTGGCTGCTAactcttccccctccctcaccgaTATCCATGCTGCCAAATCCTATATTACCCCTTGGGCAATGCTATAGCTGCAGTTAACCTTGTAAACTGGAGAGCTTTCTGACTAACCCAGCTAGCGGGATACATACAGCATTACCCATGCTGTTTAAGAATTGGCCCTTCATGCAGTGACAATCTAGAATGCATACGTAGCTGTAAAATGGTCCTATATCATAAGGTGTACTGCGCAATAATCTGGACTTAATCAGGATAGGCAATACTTTGAGGCacctaaaaataataaaaaggttAGGTCCAGATTGAAAATGGATGGCAATGGTTGTTTACCTCCAGTAAAGGAACTGACAATTATCAGTAGAACAGTTTATTACACATCAAGTAGACAGTGAGCtaaaatcagatttgatcagggcAGTGATAGTGTCAATGTAGTGGTTGAAAGTCAACATTTGCCATCTCCTTTGAAGCTGGATTTAGCATTATTTTGGGCACCTTCTAGTATCCCAGTATTGCAGATTTGTCTGGAGGTCTTATTTTAATACTCATTAGAGTGTTATTCTCCCCTCCCCTAGAGATGGTAAGCTATTGGCACAGGCCTCCCTTCcctggtgtattctacatgattgtgtgcaccTTTCCTATGACCACCGCTCGTACTTGTATCAttgcaactacctaaccaccccaaAATCgcgtgatcatgtattttgtactccgtttgccttgtatatttttgtcctatgttgtataagcttgttacgtctgtcatcctttgtgCCATTATATGTAATTAttgtctataaatacataataattataataatggaGCGGTGACCGCACCTAAAGAAGGTACAGCAACCCAAGTGGGGACAATGTTTCCCCAGGTGCACTTTTGGTGGTGAATGACTAGCAACCTGGGTTTGTGagtcctccctccttccttttaTATACTCAATTTTCCTTGTGTTCTAAATATGAAGCCATATTGAGTCCTCCGTGTTCTTTTCGTGGAAAGTTACTAAAATTCAAAACCTCTCAGGACATCAAGGTGGGGGCAACTGTTACATGGTACTAGATGGAAtactttaaacagaaaataaagagATCAGGATATATATTTTCCCCAAAATTAAATGATTTACATCTCAAGTACTAGAACTGTCAGAATAATGTACCTTGTGTTCAGTTTTCATATGTGGAATTCCTAGTGGGGGTGATGTTATCTCCACAGGATATTTGCTTTGCCAGTGATTTCAGTACAGTTTCATGTTTTTTTGCCAAAATAATGTAAGGTCTTATTTATGACTTATCCAAAGCTGAGTTTTAAAGTAGGCTTTGTACATAGTTATTAaccctaagggtgcatacacatccaattttgattggccaatcactgaacaattttaccacttccgagTTGTATGATAACCGACACATTTTGAGTACttagaacagattgtgtaggtaagctgttatactacatggaagtgataaaattggccaatctttGGCTAATCAAAATAAGATGTGTGTCCACCAGATCACCCCCAAATATCCAACAGATTGCCCACTTCACAAAGAGACTTTCTCATCTCTGGACCTTGTATCCAGACCCACAGACGACATATCAAACTGACAAAAACTGAGTTTACTTTTAACAGACACCGTTTGCTAATTTTACAAATAacacttctttcttctttctgttGTCTCTTAGGAAATCCATCACAATGGTGGGTGTTCAGGAACTGGAGGTACAAGCAACTGCCATACAACAGCAACCTCTTGTTCAACCTGCAGAAGCAAACGGCCACCAATATGAGTGTCATGAGTGTGGAAAAGTGTTCAAATGGTCTTCTAGACTTATTCACCACCAAAGAACACATACCGGGGAGCGACCGTACAAGTGCTCAGAGTGTCCAAAGGCTTTCAAAGGCTCCTCAGCTCTTCTTTACCACCAGAGAAGCCATACAGGAGAACGGCCTTACAAGTGTGGAGACTGCGGTAAAGCATTCAAACGCTCTTCTCTCTTGCAGATCCACCAGAGCGTCCACACGGGGTTTCGTTCCTTTAAATGTAGTGTCTGCGGAATGGCCTTCAAATGGTCCTCCCATTACCAATACCATATGAGACAACATACTGGGGAGCGGCCATACAAGTGCAACATCTGTGACAAAGCCTTTAAGAACTCATCTAGCTTGCGTCGCCATAGAAATATCCACACAGGGGAAAGGCCCTATGTTTGTACAGTGTGCGGCAAAGCATTTACGCAGTCTACCAACCTAAAACAGCACGAGCGGATCCATACCGGGGAACGACCTTATAAGTGCAATGAATGTGGCAAGTCCTTCACTCACTCCTCCAACCTTCAGCTTCACCAGCGTACGCATACTGGTGTGCCTACTCACAAATGTGACTTGTGTGGCAAGGCGTTTATATCGGACATTTTTCTGCAGAAGCACCTACAGTCTCACACGTTAGAACAGACATTCGTACAGACAGACGCGGAAGTGTTCCTAACAACTGCTAGTGATATGGAGACAGTGGAGATGCTCTACAAGTGTGGCACATGTGACATGACGCTCAAGAGCGAGGAGCTGCTCCTTGAGCACCAGCAGAGCCATGTAGAAGAGCAGAATTATTCTTGCACATCCTGCGATAAGACTTTTAAAAATGCCTCTGGGTTGTCACGACATCAATATACACATTCTAATGAAAGGCCTTATAAATGCTCTATTTGCGAGAAGACCTTTGTGCAGCTCTCCAATCTCTTGATGCACCAGAGAACCCACACAGAAGAGCAACAGCTCATCCAAACAGAGGCAGAAGTGACATGCCCACAGACCATTGAGATCattccaccctttaccaccacaaccactGCTGAGACTGTTGATCGTCCATATAAATGTACAGACTGCAATAAAGCCTTCAAAGGCTCCTCAGGTCTTCGCTACCACATGAGAGACCATACTGGAGAGCGACCTTacaaatgttcagagtgtgggaaagcttTCAAGCGCTCTTCCCTTTTGTCCATACACCAGCGGGTACACACAGGTGTCAGAGCATTCAAGTGTCCCGAGTGTGGCCTGACATTTAAGTGGTCCTCACATTATCAGTACCATTTACGCCTTCATACAGGAGAAAGGCCTTATAGCTGTACAGAGTGTGGCAAGTCCTTCAAAAACACATCTTGCTTGCGACGACACAAGCAGCTTCATACTGGGGAGCGTCCATTTGCGTGTGTTATGTGTGGCAAGACCTTCACTCAGACATCTAACCTGCGCCAACACGAGAGgactcacacaggagaaaaaccATACAAATGTGAAAAATGCGATAAAACATTTACTCATTCATCAAATTTACAGTTACATCAGCGCACACACTCCAGCGACAGACCCTATAGATGCACAATTTGCGGTAAAGGTTTTGTCATGTCTTCCTACCTTCAGAGACATTTGCGTACCCATTCAGTAAGCAGTGGTGGAGATAACCACATGGCCAATCAGACCTCACAACCTGCACAAAATGGGCAAGTAGTACCTGCTACTCAGAAGGTGCAGATTCTGCCAGAGTTACCAGCCACATTAAATGTTGAAGTATGCAATCAACCCAATACTTTGAATTCCCAGACTTTTTTCTTAGTACAGATACCACAACAGAACACACCGAAGCTTATATTCTTGCCTTCACCTCAAATATTGCAACCTCAGCTAAAGGTTCCTGTGGTGCCCACTAATTCCAACCTGGTTACGATACAGAACAATGCAATTCAAAGAGTTCAACAGTCTAAAGCTCCAAGAAAGAAGTCCAAGTTGAAAACTTCTAGTACTGCCAGTAACTTTACTAATCCCAACAAAAACATTCTAATTATGCCTAACACAAGCCAAACAACTTCCACTTTGCAACCTGTGCAAATACAGACTATACAGGGCTATCCTCGGACTCAGACGCTACCTGTAGGTCAAAATATTATTCTCTTACAAAACGTGGCAGATCAGAACcctctgcagttaccgacaatgcAAATCGgtgccattcctgctcctcaaaAAACTGCAAACATACAGTTTCAGCAGTTGCCCAGTACACAAGATATTACCATTCAGAGCTTGCCTAGAACTCAAGAAACCTCAAACCTTTGCGTCAAAACACAAAACATGCCCAGTATGCAAACTGTCTCAAGCCCTCAGAATGTTTCTAATGTTCATATTCATCAAGACCTATCAAATGTTCACCTTCAGACAGGCCCCAGTACAGCGCACCTTTCAGATATTAACATACAATCACTTCCAGAACAACAGAGTGTTTCCAGTTTACAAGATAGTCAAAACTTGATTGTTGTACAGAATTCTCCAGGAGAGGAGCTCTTGAGTTCTACTGAGAATGTTGAAAGTTTGCAATCCATGGAGGAAGTTCAGGATGTCCACTTTGAAACCCTTCAGACAGAAGAGGGTTTACAGAATGTCCTTGTTCTGCAGAACGCTGATGGTGAGCAGACACGGTTGTGTGTACAAGGAATGGGAAATATACAGGGCATACAAGATGTCTCAAATGTGCAACTTCAAGCCATGTCCAGTATACAAGAGCCCACCACTTCTTCTCCAGAATGTCAAAAAGTGTTTATTATCCAAAGTTCTCAAGGAGAACAGACCCTTCAAGTTGTGGACAACTTTCAAAATGATCAGAATCTGCATGTTGTAGAAAATATACAAGGACTGCAGACTGATCATAACCAGCTTCAGGTACTACCAAGCATTCAGAGCCACAACACCATGCAACTTCCTCAAAACGTGCAGTTGAGGACCATACAAAACAGTCAGGGCTTGCAAACTTTACAAAAGGTTCAGGGTATTCAAAATATTCAGACAGTTGGTGCTGGGAACCAGAACATACAGACAATCCAGCTAGTCCAAAAGAATTCTGTTCAGGGTTTACAGCATGTATTGCCATTTATCCAGATTGTCCAAGGTGCACCAAAAGTACAGCTTGTCCAtacattttagttttttttgaTGCCACAGTAGTGCCTCTACATGTTTGCTTTGATGAAAACCTTATATCTGGTACAGATGTGTCGAAGGTTGACTATCTCTGCTACTGTATCTCTACATTATAAATTATCCATTGCTTTCATCCAAGCACTCAAAATTTTTTAGAGAGAACCTGTGGTTTCTAAAAAGTTATATATTTACatttgtatataatatatatatacattttaaagtTGGTACCTAAGCTAGCTTAATTGTTTGTGCTCCTTCGGCTGTCTCTATAGCCTCTGCAGTGAGGTATTCAATCTGTCCACTTCCTGATTGTGCACAGGGTGCCATGTCTCCACATTAGATGCACAGTAATGCCCAGTTCCCGATAAACTTATTGCCTGGCATAGTCACATGAGGCCTCCAGACTTGGACATAGTCCCATAGTTGTCTCCAGGCCTGGACATTATCACATAGAGAGCTCCAAGCCTGGGCATAGTCACAAGGAGGGCTCCTGGCCTGGACATGGTTCCATAGAGAGCTCTTGACTTGGACGTAGTCCAATAGAGTGCTCCAAATCTGGACATGGTCTCATAGGTGTCAAAGCCTGGTCATAGTCAGAGGGCACCAGGCCTCGACCTAGTCACATTCAGGGCATTGGGCCTGTACATAATTTCATAAAGAGCATGCTTATTCAAATCCTGTCTTTGAAATGTCTGAAATCTCCATTGCAAATCACGAGTGTCAGTGCCAGCTGTAATGTGTGTAGAGTAGATTAATAACTTTTATTAGCCACAGGTTTTCTAACAATACCATAAGTAAAACAGACTTCAAAACTCAcaatgcagaatttgtatcaaatATTTTTACGTAGTACCACCCAGTGCAGTTTAGGAactgtccatgtttccctttaaaattgcCATTTGCTGCTTAGCTGTAGTGCCGATCTTGTGGCTGTGGCCCTGTTGTGGAACAAGCATGCCGCCAAGAGAGGTGCAGAAAGTAGCAGGTGGACCAGCAGCATTTTGTAAATGGAAGTCGGCAATGGCTGGCATCATATTCCTCACTTCTGGTGCCACAATAGCAGAAATGTTGACACTTTGCTGCACCTAGTCATTTATATAATAATTTCTCAGAAATGCAGCTCCTTCTCTTCTATTTTCTCAACTTCTCTCTCCCCAATACCTTttcaatacaatggcctcaattcactaagatcatgctggagataataaggcaagagaaaacttacctccacacagtgagagagttatcttatctcttcattccttaagttacctcctctgtagttaatatacctcctctgtagttaatatacctcctctgtagttaatttacctcctctgtagtttttttcacacgcagttaataaacagccagtctttaactgtggagttattttaaggattgaagagttaacttaaagacagaagagttaactttaggtttgcttgaggtaaaatgtttcctgaatacgacatgcctcatcaccatggtgaccactctagaaatgttattaaagacaggagataagcttagtgaattgaggccattggcctcaattcactaagatcatgctggagataataaggcaagagaaaacttacctccacataagagagttatcttatctcttcattccttaagttacctcctctgtagttattttacctcctctgtagttattttacctcctctgtagttaattttaattaaagagttaacttaaagacagaagagttaactaggtttgcctgaggtaaaatgtttcctgaatactgcatgccttatcaccatggtaacaactctagaagagttattaaagacaggagataagcttagtgaattgaggccattgtaagtATACAAATATTCtcaaacacaataaaaaaaaagtaatgtcaaaATGTATTTGACACAACATATTCTCTCATTGTCCAAAATTGAAAACATTTCTGAGGGTTTCTTTAGACACCAAGGGTTGAATTTATAAGGTTTGAGAATAGTGTTCAAATTCAGTATAGCCAATTCAAAACACCCGATTACTCCTGTCTGCCCCTGTTCAGCACCCAACAAGcgggacagggtcaggaggagttcactgGCTAACGGGTCACATTGCGTGTCATGTTAGTCCAATACTTCCTCTTTCTAGTTTGGGAGGAGGAAGCATCGGAGTCACAGAAAACGCAACAAGATTCGCTAGCCAGTAACCTTGTCCACAGGCCTTAAACCAGCCCTTCTCAACTTTTTTACCCTGTAGGAAccttgcaaataacttttggatcttaaagtggatccaagataaacttttactctttgcataattgtgtttctttcatatagtttatagggcattcctcaagccaaatactttttttttgttttaatactctaattccctataaactaaacaagcctcgcccacaacttttcagagagccttggcactgtagcaagggcttatgggagatcagtctgggcaggaggaggaggaggaggttactagccagagatttcagaggcaaacgggagtagggaggaggagagcatagtgaatttgtcacaggcagagagctggagatgctatcagctttgcctgtgtttaatgtttacaaacatggctgctgtcattgtatcacaggaagaaataatcttattctgttgaagctgtttgcagctagatttgctgtgtaaactatataaactttagataagatttatagacaagttacttgttatagttagtgtttcatctctgatccactttaaccacttcagcctgcagtGTCGAAAAtcatatgcatccgagcaacattcaccaatacctttatcgctacttatcacaattacttgatctatatcttgttttttccgccactaattaggctttctttgggtagtacattttgctaagaattatttttttctaaatccatttaacaggaagattaagaaagaaatggaaaaaaaatcattatttctcagtttttggccattttagtttaaaattaatacatgctaccataattaaaactcatgtattttatttgtcccagttattacaccgtttaaattatgtccctatcacaatttatggtgccgatatgttatttagaaataaaggggcattttttcaatttgcgtccatcactacttacaagcttataatttttaaaaaatataataagatactctcttgacatgtatatttaaaaagttcaggcccttaggtaactatttatgttggttttttttgtttgtttgtttttttagtaaaaaaatgtatttgggtaattcttggtgtgggagggaaacggataattttaaaggtaaaataatgtaatgtaaaaaatgtatgtgggtgtagtttactatttggccacaagatggtcaaaGTCCTagagcgtacgatcacgctaccaggaactacaaggagtctgtgaaactttttt
Coding sequences within it:
- the LOC137527598 gene encoding zinc finger protein 628-like isoform X1, with product MVGVQELEVQATAIQQQPLVQPAEANGHQYECHECGKVFKWSSRLIHHQRTHTGERPYKCSECPKAFKGSSALLYHQRSHTGERPYKCGDCGKAFKRSSLLQIHQSVHTGFRSFKCSVCGMAFKWSSHYQYHMRQHTGERPYKCNICDKAFKNSSSLRRHRNIHTGERPYVCTVCGKAFTQSTNLKQHERIHTGERPYKCNECGKSFTHSSNLQLHQRTHTGVPTHKCDLCGKAFISDIFLQKHLQSHTLEQTFVQTDAEVFLTTASDMETVEMLYKCGTCDMTLKSEELLLEHQQSHVEEQNYSCTSCDKTFKNASGLSRHQYTHSNERPYKCSICEKTFVQLSNLLMHQRTHTEEQQLIQTEAEVTCPQTIEIIPPFTTTTTAETVDRPYKCTDCNKAFKGSSGLRYHMRDHTGERPYKCSECGKAFKRSSLLSIHQRVHTGVRAFKCPECGLTFKWSSHYQYHLRLHTGERPYSCTECGKSFKNTSCLRRHKQLHTGERPFACVMCGKTFTQTSNLRQHERTHTGEKPYKCEKCDKTFTHSSNLQLHQRTHSSDRPYRCTICGKGFVMSSYLQRHLRTHSVSSGGDNHMANQTSQPAQNGQVVPATQKVQILPELPATLNVEVCNQPNTLNSQTFFLVQIPQQNTPKLIFLPSPQILQPQLKVPVVPTNSNLVTIQNNAIQRVQQSKAPRKKSKLKTSSTASNFTNPNKNILIMPNTSQTTSTLQPVQIQTIQGYPRTQTLPVGQNIILLQNVADQNPLQLPTMQIGAIPAPQKTANIQFQQLPSTQDITIQSLPRTQETSNLCVKTQNMPSMQTVSSPQNVSNVHIHQDLSNVHLQTGPSTAHLSDINIQSLPEQQSVSSLQDSQNLIVVQNSPGEELLSSTENVESLQSMEEVQDVHFETLQTEEGLQNVLVLQNADEEMETSLPSTSGAVVVEQQPQLTRAEMVELLHAEMRRRSGQDQETYSFPENPICDPNDPHDSDDYDRDRIGHTAWCKCNNCIAMPTGMESVCCCEISNVQTMMDDLPCILDHPMMPQLCSNEAWARIFLFLSTGFNGINPGDRDINRSYRKSVYRAFTGWVHGLLGKGNRRPIPSCVVKTVRQAFPDPEGEYLGFRPYGDDVAENMVLD
- the LOC137527598 gene encoding zinc finger protein 628-like isoform X2 — protein: MVGVQELEVQATAIQQQPLVQPAEANGHQYECHECGKVFKWSSRLIHHQRTHTGERPYKCSECPKAFKGSSALLYHQRSHTGERPYKCGDCGKAFKRSSLLQIHQSVHTGFRSFKCSVCGMAFKWSSHYQYHMRQHTGERPYKCNICDKAFKNSSSLRRHRNIHTGERPYVCTVCGKAFTQSTNLKQHERIHTGERPYKCNECGKSFTHSSNLQLHQRTHTGVPTHKCDLCGKAFISDIFLQKHLQSHTLEQTFVQTDAEVFLTTASDMETVEMLYKCGTCDMTLKSEELLLEHQQSHVEEQNYSCTSCDKTFKNASGLSRHQYTHSNERPYKCSICEKTFVQLSNLLMHQRTHTEEQQLIQTEAEVTCPQTIEIIPPFTTTTTAETVDRPYKCTDCNKAFKGSSGLRYHMRDHTGERPYKCSECGKAFKRSSLLSIHQRVHTGVRAFKCPECGLTFKWSSHYQYHLRLHTGERPYSCTECGKSFKNTSCLRRHKQLHTGERPFACVMCGKTFTQTSNLRQHERTHTGEKPYKCEKCDKTFTHSSNLQLHQRTHSSDRPYRCTICGKGFVMSSYLQRHLRTHSVSSGGDNHMANQTSQPAQNGQVVPATQKVQILPELPATLNVEVCNQPNTLNSQTFFLVQIPQQNTPKLIFLPSPQILQPQLKVPVVPTNSNLVTIQNNAIQRVQQSKAPRKKSKLKTSSTASNFTNPNKNILIMPNTSQTTSTLQPVQIQTIQGYPRTQTLPVGQNIILLQNVADQNPLQLPTMQIGAIPAPQKTANIQFQQLPSTQDITIQSLPRTQETSNLCVKTQNMPSMQTVSSPQNVSNVHIHQDLSNVHLQTGPSTAHLSDINIQSLPEQQSVSSLQDSQNLIVVQNSPGEELLSSTENVESLQSMEEVQDVHFETLQTEEGLQNVLVLQNADGEQTRLCVQGMGNIQGIQDVSNVQLQAMSSIQEPTTSSPECQKVFIIQSSQGEQTLQVVDNFQNDQNLHVVENIQGLQTDHNQLQLHILLCINWTYRKFPEA